From a region of the Gordonia sp. PP30 genome:
- the mtrA gene encoding MtrAB system response regulator MtrA, whose amino-acid sequence MVDMKPRILVVDDDASLAEMLTIALRNEGFEPFVVGDGTQALPAVRELRPDLVLLDLMLPGMNGIDVCRAIRNESGVPIVMLTAKSDTVDVVLGLESGADDYMVKPFKHKELVARIRARLRRQGDEPAELLAIGPVEIDVPAHKVTRDGIPISLTPLEFDLLVALARKPRQVFTRDVLLEQVWGYRHPADTRLVNVHVQRLRAKVETDPENPEIVLTVRGVGYKAGPP is encoded by the coding sequence ATGGTCGACATGAAGCCCCGGATCCTGGTCGTCGACGACGACGCCTCGCTGGCCGAGATGCTCACGATCGCCCTGCGCAACGAGGGCTTCGAACCGTTCGTCGTCGGCGACGGCACCCAGGCCCTGCCCGCGGTCCGCGAGCTGCGGCCCGACCTGGTCCTGCTCGACCTGATGCTGCCCGGCATGAACGGGATCGACGTCTGCCGCGCCATCCGGAACGAGTCGGGTGTGCCGATCGTTATGCTGACCGCCAAATCCGACACCGTCGACGTGGTCCTCGGCCTGGAATCGGGCGCCGACGACTACATGGTGAAGCCGTTCAAGCACAAGGAACTCGTCGCCCGTATCCGGGCACGACTGCGCCGGCAGGGCGACGAGCCCGCCGAACTGCTCGCGATCGGCCCGGTGGAGATCGACGTGCCGGCGCACAAGGTGACCCGCGACGGCATCCCGATCTCGCTGACCCCGCTGGAATTCGACCTGCTGGTGGCGCTGGCCCGGAAGCCGCGGCAGGTCTTCACCCGCGACGTCCTCCTCGAACAGGTCTGGGGCTACCGTCATCCCGCCGACACCCGGCTGGTGAACGTGCACGTCCAGCGTCTGCGGGCGAAGGTCGAGACCGACCCGGAGAATCCGGAGATCGTGCTGACGGTGAGGGGGGTCGGCTACAAGGCCGGACCCCCGTGA
- the ahcY gene encoding adenosylhomocysteinase → MTTAPDSALHADVVNGIDFKVADLSLAEYGRKEIRLAEHEMPGLMELRREYHDVQPLKGARISGSLHMTVQTAVLIETLVALGAQVRWASCNIFSTQDEAAAAVVVGPHGTPEAPQGVPVFAWKGESLEEYWWAADQMLTWPAESGPANMILDDGGDATMLVLRGAEFEKAGVVPPDDDGYSAEYKVFLALLRKTLAETPNKWTAIAESVRGVTEETTTGVLRLYQFAAAGDLAFPAINVNDSVTKSKFDNKYGTRHSLIDGINRGTDVLIGGKKALVCGYGDVGKGCAESLAGQGARVQVTEIDPINALQALMDGFDVVTVDDAIGDADIVVTSTGNKDIILFEHMGKMKNQAILGNIGHFDNEIDMAGLESADGMTRINIKPQVDQWVFPDGHSIIVLSEGRLLNLGNATGHPSFVMSNSFSNQVIAQIELWTKNDEYDNEVYRLPKHLDEKVARIHVEALGGTLTKLSKEQAEYIGVDVEGPYKPEHYRY, encoded by the coding sequence ATGACCACCGCGCCCGACAGCGCACTGCACGCCGACGTCGTCAACGGGATCGACTTCAAGGTCGCCGACCTGTCGCTGGCCGAATACGGCCGCAAGGAGATCCGGCTCGCCGAGCACGAGATGCCCGGCCTGATGGAACTGCGTCGCGAATACCACGACGTCCAGCCGCTCAAGGGTGCCCGGATCTCCGGGTCGCTGCACATGACCGTGCAGACCGCCGTGCTCATCGAGACCCTCGTCGCGCTCGGCGCACAGGTGCGCTGGGCGTCGTGCAACATCTTCTCCACCCAGGACGAGGCCGCCGCGGCGGTCGTCGTCGGCCCGCACGGCACCCCGGAGGCGCCGCAGGGCGTTCCGGTGTTCGCCTGGAAGGGCGAGAGCCTGGAGGAGTACTGGTGGGCCGCCGACCAGATGCTCACCTGGCCGGCGGAGTCCGGCCCGGCCAACATGATCCTCGACGACGGCGGCGACGCCACCATGCTGGTGCTGCGCGGTGCCGAGTTCGAGAAGGCCGGGGTGGTGCCGCCGGACGACGACGGCTACTCGGCCGAGTACAAGGTGTTCCTCGCGCTGCTGCGCAAGACTCTCGCGGAGACCCCGAACAAGTGGACCGCCATCGCCGAATCGGTGCGCGGCGTCACCGAGGAGACCACCACCGGCGTGCTGCGCCTCTACCAGTTCGCCGCGGCCGGCGACCTCGCCTTCCCGGCGATCAACGTCAACGACTCGGTCACCAAGAGCAAGTTCGACAACAAGTACGGCACCCGCCACTCGCTGATCGACGGCATCAACCGCGGCACCGACGTCCTCATCGGCGGCAAGAAGGCGCTGGTCTGCGGCTACGGTGACGTCGGCAAGGGCTGCGCCGAGTCGCTCGCCGGTCAGGGCGCCCGCGTCCAGGTGACCGAGATCGACCCGATCAACGCGCTGCAGGCGCTGATGGACGGGTTCGACGTCGTCACCGTCGACGACGCGATCGGCGACGCCGACATCGTCGTCACGTCGACCGGCAACAAGGACATCATCCTGTTCGAGCACATGGGCAAGATGAAGAACCAGGCCATCCTGGGCAACATCGGCCACTTCGACAACGAGATCGACATGGCCGGCCTGGAATCCGCCGACGGTATGACCCGCATCAACATCAAGCCCCAGGTGGATCAGTGGGTGTTCCCGGACGGGCACTCGATCATCGTGCTGTCCGAGGGCCGCCTGCTGAATCTGGGCAACGCCACCGGCCACCCGTCGTTCGTGATGAGCAACAGCTTCTCCAACCAGGTGATCGCGCAGATCGAACTCTGGACCAAGAACGACGAGTACGACAACGAGGTGTACCGCCTCCCCAAGCACCTCGACGAGAAGGTCGCGCGCATCCACGTCGAGGCGCTCGGCGGCACGCTGACCAAGCTCAGCAAGGAGCAGGCCGAGTACATCGGGGTGGACGTCGAAGGGCCGTACAAGCCTGAGCACTACCGCTACTGA
- a CDS encoding dTMP kinase, which yields MGILVAIEGLDGAGKNTITRRIVAEATDRGLSVTSTTFPSYGTHLTADLAAEALHGEHGDLAQSAYAMALLFALDRREARSELAAALDTSDLLLCDRYVASNAAYSAARLGEGPDGDVVTWVRDLEFGRFALPRPAHQLLLGVPPEVAMERAEGRAAADAARARDAYERDADLQTRVYRSYLALADASWMSDWTVADGDDAVAAVLALLPPS from the coding sequence ATGGGAATCCTCGTGGCGATCGAAGGCCTGGACGGCGCCGGGAAGAACACCATCACCCGGCGGATCGTCGCCGAGGCCACCGACCGCGGCCTGTCCGTGACATCGACGACGTTCCCGTCGTACGGCACGCATCTCACCGCCGATCTGGCCGCCGAAGCGCTGCACGGTGAGCACGGCGACCTGGCGCAGAGCGCGTACGCGATGGCCCTGCTCTTCGCGCTCGACCGCCGCGAAGCGCGCAGCGAACTGGCCGCCGCCCTGGACACCAGCGACCTGCTGCTGTGCGACCGCTACGTCGCCTCCAACGCCGCCTACAGCGCGGCCCGGCTCGGCGAGGGACCCGACGGCGACGTGGTGACGTGGGTCCGCGACCTGGAATTCGGGCGCTTCGCGCTCCCCCGCCCGGCACACCAGCTTCTCCTCGGCGTCCCGCCGGAGGTGGCGATGGAACGGGCGGAGGGTCGTGCGGCGGCCGATGCCGCGCGCGCCCGGGACGCCTACGAGCGCGACGCCGACCTGCAGACGCGCGTCTACCGGTCGTACCTGGCGCTGGCCGACGCGTCGTGGATGTCGGACTGGACGGTCGCCGACGGCGACGACGCGGTCGCGGCCGTCCTCGCCCTGCTGCCGCCGTCGTAG